A single region of the Streptomyces sp. ITFR-16 genome encodes:
- a CDS encoding RNA polymerase sigma factor, which produces MQTRTVTETERVSAIPVQARAVRHPEAAVDPPDDTPDPPEAVMEESADPPEIPAQRGRPETGGPSSDLFRQYLREIGRIPLLTAADEVELARRVEAGLFAEERLARTPDPDTRLAVDLDRLVVMGRMAKRRLIEANLRLVVSVAKRYVGRGLTMLDLVQEGNLGLIRAVEKFDYARGYKFSTYATWWIRQAMSRALADQARTIRVPVHVVELINRVVRVQRRMLQERGYEPTPEEVAAQLDLTPERVGEVLRLAQEPVSLHAPVGEEDDVSLGDLIEDGDAASPVESAAFLLLREHLEVVLSTLNERERKVVQLRYGLADGRPRTLEEIGRIFGVTRERIRQIESKTLNKLRDHAFADQLRGYLD; this is translated from the coding sequence GTGCAGACCCGGACCGTGACCGAAACCGAGCGTGTCTCGGCAATCCCCGTGCAAGCCCGGGCCGTGCGCCATCCGGAGGCCGCCGTGGACCCGCCCGACGACACCCCCGACCCTCCCGAGGCCGTCATGGAGGAGTCCGCCGACCCGCCGGAGATCCCGGCGCAGCGCGGCCGGCCGGAGACCGGCGGCCCGTCGTCCGACCTGTTCCGCCAGTACCTGCGCGAGATCGGCCGCATCCCGCTGCTCACCGCCGCCGACGAGGTGGAGCTCGCCCGCCGCGTCGAGGCCGGTCTCTTCGCCGAGGAACGCCTGGCCCGTACCCCGGACCCCGACACCCGCCTCGCCGTCGATCTGGACCGGCTGGTGGTCATGGGCCGGATGGCCAAGCGCCGCCTCATCGAGGCCAATCTGCGCCTGGTCGTCTCGGTGGCCAAACGCTACGTCGGGCGCGGGCTGACCATGCTCGACCTGGTCCAGGAGGGAAACCTCGGACTGATCCGGGCGGTGGAGAAGTTCGACTACGCCCGCGGCTACAAGTTCTCGACGTACGCGACCTGGTGGATCCGGCAGGCCATGTCCCGCGCGCTGGCCGACCAGGCGCGGACCATCCGGGTCCCGGTCCATGTCGTCGAACTCATCAACCGCGTCGTCCGGGTCCAGCGCCGCATGCTCCAGGAGCGCGGCTACGAGCCGACGCCCGAGGAGGTCGCCGCCCAGCTCGACCTGACCCCGGAGCGGGTCGGCGAGGTCCTGCGCCTGGCCCAGGAACCCGTCTCGCTGCACGCCCCGGTGGGCGAGGAGGACGATGTCTCGCTCGGCGACCTGATCGAGGACGGGGACGCCGCGTCCCCCGTGGAGTCCGCGGCCTTCCTGCTGCTGCGCGAACACCTGGAGGTGGTGCTCTCCACCCTCAACGAGCGCGAGCGCAAGGTGGTCCAGCTGCGGTACGGACTGGCCGACGGGCGCCCGCGCACGCTGGAGGAGATAGGCCGGATCTTCGGCGTGACCCGCGAACGCATCCGCCAGATCGAGTCCAAGACCCTCAACAAACTGCGCGACCACGCCTTCGCGGACCAGCTCCGCGGCTACCTCGACTGA